From Verrucomicrobiota bacterium, a single genomic window includes:
- a CDS encoding clan AA aspartic protease — MGLIRTQISLQKPARPEMSAIEVLALVDTGAVTMCLPQHIALQLQVNEIESREVTLANGSTGLVPYVGPIQISFQKRNSFGGALVMGDEVILGAIPMEDMDLVINPTRQIVTVNPESPNFPMAIVK; from the coding sequence ATGGGCTTGATCCGCACACAGATTTCTCTCCAGAAACCTGCTCGACCTGAGATGAGTGCCATTGAGGTTCTTGCCTTAGTCGACACAGGAGCTGTGACCATGTGCCTTCCACAGCATATCGCACTCCAGTTACAGGTGAACGAGATAGAATCCCGTGAGGTGACTCTTGCCAATGGAAGCACTGGTTTGGTTCCCTACGTCGGTCCGATTCAAATTTCTTTTCAAAAAAGAAACAGCTTTGGCGGTGCCCTCGTGATGGGAGACGAGGTAATCCTTGGAGCAATTCCAATGGAAGACATGGATTTGGTGATCAATCCCACACGCCAGATCGTTACAGTAAACCCCGAGAGCCCAAACTTTCCCATGGCTATAGTAAAATAG
- a CDS encoding glycosyltransferase family 4 protein, whose amino-acid sequence MSWLCYQLGSREHYSIPRALHANNSLALLQTDAWITPKWQWFPKALRQAALATRFHNDLEKTPVRAFNSSRVLFDLLARVSRRKPWDTIELRDQWFQRKCIPRLKRTLRSVKNPIVFSYSYTARTLFEVAKREGAVCILGQVDPGPGEIEHLKTVLPPEISQRIEDRPESYWDSWRKEIELADHILVNSSWSKELLIKYSEVPEEKIKVVPLAYTRDRVESPKQYPTQFTQHRPLKLLFLGQVIHRKGVHLLLEAMEGLADQPVTLDLAGPIDQSFPVSPTHRLTASQPHRLTVHGPVDRQRTRQLYREADVFILPTLSDGFALTQLEAAAYRLPLITSRFCGQVVQSADDGLILDEVNADNIKAAIMHCITNPKNLAKWSAHELNWNEYSIERLGDRLAAVAATTPKLTER is encoded by the coding sequence ATGTCCTGGCTCTGCTATCAACTCGGATCCCGCGAACACTACAGCATTCCGCGAGCACTCCACGCGAACAATTCCCTCGCTCTCCTACAAACCGATGCATGGATCACCCCAAAGTGGCAGTGGTTCCCAAAGGCGCTTCGACAAGCTGCTTTGGCGACCCGTTTCCATAATGATCTCGAAAAGACACCAGTAAGAGCATTCAATTCAAGCCGTGTTCTCTTTGACCTTTTAGCCAGAGTATCAAGACGGAAACCATGGGATACGATTGAGCTGCGTGACCAATGGTTTCAACGAAAGTGCATTCCACGTTTAAAACGCACCCTTAGATCCGTCAAAAATCCGATAGTCTTTTCATATTCCTACACAGCACGAACTCTATTTGAAGTCGCGAAGCGCGAGGGTGCGGTCTGTATTCTCGGACAGGTTGATCCTGGCCCGGGGGAGATCGAACATCTCAAAACAGTCTTGCCACCTGAAATCTCTCAAAGAATCGAAGACCGGCCGGAAAGCTACTGGGACTCATGGCGCAAGGAGATCGAACTTGCCGACCACATCCTAGTCAACTCGTCTTGGTCGAAAGAGCTGCTGATCAAATATTCAGAGGTCCCTGAAGAGAAAATCAAGGTCGTCCCCTTGGCCTACACTCGGGATAGGGTTGAATCCCCCAAGCAGTACCCAACACAATTTACCCAACACCGCCCACTTAAACTGCTATTTCTCGGCCAGGTCATCCACCGCAAAGGCGTCCATCTCCTCCTCGAAGCCATGGAAGGCCTCGCCGATCAACCCGTCACTCTCGACCTTGCCGGTCCTATCGACCAGAGCTTTCCCGTCTCACCGACTCACCGACTCACTGCCTCACAGCCTCACCGTCTCACCGTCCACGGCCCCGTTGACCGCCAGCGCACAAGGCAACTCTACCGTGAAGCGGATGTCTTTATCCTACCCACCCTCTCGGATGGCTTTGCCCTGACGCAACTTGAAGCAGCCGCCTACAGGCTACCGCTAATCACTTCTCGCTTTTGTGGACAAGTCGTGCAAAGTGCTGATGACGGGCTTATTCTTGACGAAGTGAACGCTGATAACATCAAGGCAGCGATTATGCACTGCATCACAAATCCAAAGAATCTCGCAAAATGGTCCGCACACGAGTTGAACTGGAACGAGTATTCGATTGAGCGACTTGGAGATAGGTTGGCCGCGGTGGCGGCAACTACACCAAAGCTAACCGAGCGATGA
- a CDS encoding glycosyltransferase produces the protein MKSLFKCFPKVREKRLIFLSRIHPKKGLDLLLKVWSDLDQALVRNWEIAVFGPDERGYLAEIKALARQLNIEDSVSFFGSVSGIDKEAAFRSGNLFVLPSRSEGFPLAVLEAASYALPVIQTTECNFPELTEAGGAWEGEPEIDSIKQVLESALRADDKERQQRGEAGKALVSRNYQWSAIAVQVEAACKKYC, from the coding sequence ATGAAGAGTCTCTTTAAGTGCTTTCCCAAGGTCCGAGAAAAAAGGTTGATCTTCCTCTCCCGCATTCATCCGAAGAAAGGATTAGACCTTTTGCTCAAAGTATGGAGCGATCTGGATCAGGCACTGGTTCGGAATTGGGAAATCGCGGTATTTGGTCCAGACGAAAGGGGATATCTTGCTGAGATAAAGGCACTCGCTCGTCAGCTTAACATCGAAGACTCCGTGTCGTTTTTTGGATCGGTTTCCGGAATTGACAAAGAAGCCGCCTTTCGGTCGGGAAACCTTTTTGTACTTCCCTCCAGATCCGAAGGTTTCCCCTTGGCGGTTCTGGAAGCCGCCAGCTATGCGCTGCCGGTCATTCAGACCACGGAATGCAACTTTCCCGAGCTGACCGAGGCAGGAGGTGCATGGGAAGGAGAACCCGAAATCGATTCGATCAAACAAGTCCTCGAATCCGCCTTGCGAGCCGACGACAAGGAACGCCAACAAAGAGGCGAAGCCGGAAAGGCGCTCGTTTCCCGCAACTACCAATGGTCAGCCATTGCCGTCCAAGTCGAAGCGGCGTGTAAGAAGTATTGTTAG
- a CDS encoding WecB/TagA/CpsF family glycosyltransferase — MSSPGLVVVPSGPGLAIDLRRNDVYRLAVQSADVAIADSGAMVLFWRIFWRRKTARISGLRLLQGILQDPVAKDSGAVFWVHPTEEQRQKNEKWLAETGFPCSGKDGYVAPRYPTENLCDEELCQRLRDGRPKVVVLCIGGGVQERLGYWLRERYRSENQPCPAIICTGAAIGFLSGNQVKIPVWADRLYLGWLFRCLSDPKTFIPRYWSALPLAYLIARYGEQLPPVKR, encoded by the coding sequence ATGAGCAGTCCCGGGCTTGTAGTGGTTCCATCGGGTCCCGGGCTGGCTATAGATCTCCGCCGAAACGACGTTTACCGATTGGCGGTTCAATCCGCGGATGTGGCCATTGCCGACAGTGGAGCCATGGTTCTCTTCTGGCGAATCTTCTGGAGAAGAAAAACAGCTAGAATATCGGGCCTTCGACTACTTCAAGGAATTTTACAGGATCCTGTGGCAAAAGACTCAGGGGCAGTCTTCTGGGTTCATCCGACCGAAGAGCAGAGACAAAAAAACGAGAAGTGGCTCGCAGAAACAGGTTTTCCCTGCTCAGGCAAGGACGGCTATGTCGCGCCAAGATATCCAACAGAAAACCTTTGCGATGAAGAGCTTTGCCAGAGACTTCGCGACGGAAGGCCAAAGGTTGTCGTTCTCTGCATCGGAGGCGGAGTCCAAGAACGATTGGGGTATTGGCTTCGTGAGCGCTATCGTTCTGAAAATCAACCTTGCCCTGCCATTATTTGCACTGGCGCGGCCATTGGCTTCCTGAGCGGAAATCAGGTCAAGATTCCGGTGTGGGCCGACCGCCTCTACCTTGGATGGCTTTTTCGCTGCCTTTCTGATCCAAAGACCTTCATACCCCGCTACTGGAGCGCGCTCCCGCTTGCGTACCTAATCGCTCGGTATGGGGAACAGCTGCCGCCGGTTAAACGGTGA
- a CDS encoding WcaF family extracellular polysaccharide biosynthesis acetyltransferase: MRLDTFNPTDGLDRGRSRVVEAAWYLTKCLFFLSPLPWASSLKRTLLRRFGAEVGAGVVIKPRVNIHFPWKLTIGDHSWIGEEVFILNFESCTIGSHCCISQRAFLCGGNHDYTDPRFRYRNGPITLKGGAWVGAQVFVAPNVVINEEAVATAGSVVTGDLPSMMICSGNPCLPIKKRS, translated from the coding sequence ATGCGATTAGACACCTTCAACCCTACTGACGGGCTCGACCGTGGTCGTTCCAGAGTTGTTGAAGCAGCTTGGTATCTCACAAAATGCCTTTTCTTCCTCTCGCCCCTTCCCTGGGCCTCCAGCCTAAAGCGAACTTTGCTCCGACGCTTTGGCGCAGAGGTCGGAGCTGGCGTCGTCATCAAGCCAAGAGTGAACATCCATTTTCCATGGAAGCTCACTATCGGTGACCATTCGTGGATCGGAGAAGAGGTCTTCATTTTGAATTTCGAATCCTGCACGATCGGCTCACATTGCTGCATTTCTCAAAGAGCCTTTCTCTGCGGAGGAAACCACGATTACACCGATCCAAGATTCCGTTATCGCAACGGCCCGATCACTCTGAAAGGTGGCGCATGGGTTGGAGCCCAAGTATTTGTCGCCCCCAACGTCGTCATTAATGAGGAAGCTGTCGCCACTGCGGGCAGCGTGGTCACTGGAGACCTCCCTTCCATGATGATCTGCTCGGGAAATCCCTGTCTACCGATCAAAAAGCGGTCGTAG
- a CDS encoding O-antigen ligase family protein, which produces MSISTFARESLPRFVLVAGSFLVLSGIYAFGGRTDGTLRLLTALIWLAIGIVVSLRAYYLYQLLREKGQNGVSRSRSGEKRVRSEISKPLSSNLPSVHFRLRKSLQTFLGWRPSNLTTLTTLCWGVLIVIQYIGFENPSFYPAGPELTDGMYALESNPFLPTTASTTRGTRFLWIFSGTLIWTALTAAFARNRKFNTRAVFVVFFGFGILAAFGALARLSGTEKILWLFESHTPYFFGTLFYKNHWGELAALMSAVGIGLSRNFWKEEKHEGHFPDRTVSFSCLVFLVALTIPLASARGATLALGGIIMAFTVTLLRKGRIRSSKFEDRREKGEGRREKGEKSEPRRMKSSDKTYPSTLSEHGRATRPTLRRLADSPTHRLTASLALPLLSLVALLSALGAFFYLSEPSLEKGLEKTETQWGFFKDSGDAKYPELRGYLWEDALRAFSTRPLTGWGIGSYVYIQFVYAGEKLRSLGDGQTPPLVEFAHNDYIQWLVEFGLIGTILLILPPIAAVVKIARFGEVGTLASWIAVGLVAFLFTAAIDFPFGNPALALTSCWLAAVAYGDSMANRAESSRRFRNSNSKDSSGRAHRK; this is translated from the coding sequence ATGAGCATCTCCACATTCGCCCGGGAATCCCTCCCAAGATTCGTTCTCGTGGCAGGGTCCTTTTTGGTGCTTTCCGGAATCTATGCCTTCGGCGGACGAACTGATGGAACACTAAGGTTGCTAACAGCTTTGATCTGGTTGGCAATTGGGATCGTCGTTTCTCTCCGGGCCTATTATTTGTATCAACTCCTTAGGGAAAAGGGTCAAAACGGTGTTTCGAGATCACGTTCGGGTGAAAAACGGGTTCGTTCGGAGATTTCAAAACCGCTATCTTCGAACTTACCCAGTGTCCACTTTCGATTACGAAAGTCCCTCCAAACGTTTCTAGGCTGGAGGCCTTCAAATTTGACGACCCTGACCACTCTCTGCTGGGGAGTTCTGATAGTCATCCAATATATCGGTTTTGAAAATCCATCATTTTACCCGGCCGGACCTGAGCTTACCGATGGAATGTACGCGCTTGAATCCAATCCTTTTCTGCCAACTACAGCGAGCACAACTAGAGGCACCCGTTTTCTTTGGATCTTTTCGGGAACGTTAATTTGGACTGCACTCACAGCAGCTTTCGCCCGAAACAGAAAATTCAACACTCGTGCGGTCTTCGTTGTTTTTTTCGGTTTCGGAATTCTAGCGGCCTTTGGAGCTCTGGCTCGCTTATCGGGCACAGAGAAGATCCTCTGGCTTTTCGAAAGCCATACTCCCTACTTTTTTGGAACGCTCTTTTATAAAAACCACTGGGGGGAGCTTGCGGCCCTAATGAGTGCAGTAGGAATTGGCCTCTCCCGAAACTTTTGGAAGGAAGAGAAACATGAAGGACACTTCCCTGATCGAACCGTTTCGTTTTCCTGCCTCGTTTTTCTTGTTGCTTTAACCATCCCTCTGGCAAGTGCTCGTGGGGCAACTCTTGCGCTCGGCGGAATTATTATGGCGTTTACGGTAACTCTACTCAGGAAAGGGAGAATTCGAAGTTCGAAGTTCGAAGATAGAAGGGAGAAGGGAGAAGGAAGAAGGGAGAAAGGAGAGAAAAGTGAACCTCGAAGAATGAAATCCTCTGACAAGACCTACCCTTCGACGCTCTCCGAGCATGGTAGAGCAACCCGCCCCACCCTTCGACGCCTCGCCGACTCACCGACTCACCGTCTCACCGCCTCACTGGCTCTCCCTCTCCTCAGCCTAGTCGCCCTTTTATCCGCTCTTGGAGCTTTTTTCTACCTCTCCGAACCCTCTCTCGAGAAGGGGCTCGAAAAAACTGAGACTCAATGGGGTTTCTTCAAGGACAGTGGTGACGCAAAGTATCCTGAGCTGCGGGGATATCTCTGGGAAGACGCTTTACGAGCTTTTTCTACAAGACCTTTGACCGGGTGGGGAATCGGCTCCTACGTCTATATCCAATTCGTCTACGCAGGAGAGAAGCTCCGATCCCTTGGAGATGGCCAGACTCCTCCACTCGTTGAGTTCGCCCACAATGACTACATTCAGTGGCTCGTCGAATTCGGGCTCATCGGGACAATCCTACTGATTCTCCCGCCCATAGCGGCGGTGGTTAAGATCGCTCGGTTTGGCGAAGTCGGCACCTTGGCTAGCTGGATCGCTGTAGGCTTGGTCGCCTTTCTCTTCACTGCGGCTATTGATTTTCCCTTTGGAAATCCCGCTCTTGCGTTAACCTCTTGCTGGTTGGCCGCAGTAGCCTACGGTGACTCGATGGCAAATCGCGCAGAATCAAGCAGGCGATTCCGCAATTCAAATTCCAAGGACTCCTCCGGAAGGGCCCATCGCAAATGA
- a CDS encoding glycosyltransferase family 4 protein, translating into MMNESHAGTEKAKGWKKQIKRMLVRRFDAALVGGKPHKEHFSAFGIPPDKIFTGYDAISNRTFSSGATEAKENAKNRRAELKLPPRYFLSLGRMVRKKNLQTLVSAYALFCQSTEAPVALCFVGSGETESALQSQAQSLGLRVHEGESLDEQTRLELGSGDVCFYGFRQISENPFFYGLAEAFILPSTKEEWGLVVNEAMASGLPVLVANGVGCAMDLVDHEVNGYLFNPMDAETLSGFLVDIATNTEKRAAMGKASERIIADWDVDNFARNAIKAVNAARAEA; encoded by the coding sequence ATGATGAACGAAAGTCACGCAGGCACCGAAAAAGCAAAAGGCTGGAAAAAGCAAATTAAGCGCATGTTGGTCCGGCGGTTTGACGCTGCATTGGTGGGCGGAAAACCACATAAAGAGCACTTTTCAGCATTCGGCATCCCGCCTGACAAGATTTTCACCGGTTACGACGCTATCAGTAACAGAACTTTTTCGAGCGGGGCTACGGAAGCAAAAGAAAACGCGAAGAACCGAAGAGCGGAACTAAAGCTTCCACCCAGGTATTTTCTTAGCCTAGGACGGATGGTGCGGAAAAAAAACCTCCAAACGCTCGTTTCCGCGTACGCTCTTTTCTGTCAATCAACCGAAGCACCCGTAGCTCTGTGCTTTGTCGGAAGCGGTGAGACCGAATCAGCACTCCAGTCACAGGCTCAGTCACTCGGCCTGCGAGTCCATGAGGGAGAATCGCTCGACGAGCAGACCCGCTTGGAACTCGGCTCTGGCGATGTGTGCTTTTACGGTTTTCGACAGATTTCTGAAAATCCCTTCTTTTATGGTTTAGCAGAGGCTTTCATCCTCCCGAGCACAAAGGAAGAATGGGGGCTTGTCGTGAACGAAGCGATGGCTTCTGGATTGCCGGTTTTAGTCGCAAACGGAGTCGGGTGTGCAATGGATCTGGTCGACCATGAGGTTAATGGCTACCTTTTCAATCCGATGGACGCAGAGACTCTATCCGGCTTTCTAGTTGATATAGCGACGAATACCGAAAAACGTGCCGCAATGGGCAAAGCCTCTGAAAGGATTATTGCTGATTGGGATGTCGATAATTTCGCACGCAATGCCATTAAGGCAGTCAACGCGGCACGGGCAGAAGCGTAA